The Pseudomonadota bacterium genome has a window encoding:
- a CDS encoding DEAD/DEAH box helicase, producing MQLTPYHAKYFAYELTKRCSSNSLEKLSSTLSNAQVDLNPHQIEAALFAFRSPLSKGAILADEVGLGKTIEAGLVLSQKWAERKRNILLIVP from the coding sequence ATGCAGCTAACCCCTTATCATGCCAAATACTTTGCCTATGAGCTTACTAAGCGCTGTTCGTCAAATAGTTTGGAAAAACTTTCTTCCACACTTTCTAATGCTCAAGTTGACCTGAATCCACATCAAATCGAAGCAGCCCTTTTTGCTTTCCGCTCCCCATTGTCAAAAGGAGCTATTTTAGCTGATGAAGTTGGTTTAGGAAAAACGATTGAGGCCGGATTAGTTCTCTCACAGAAGTGGGCAGAAAGAAAAAGAAACATTCTCTTAATCGTTCCA